From Agromyces sp. SYSU T00194, a single genomic window includes:
- a CDS encoding DUF3500 domain-containing protein codes for MNTSPAAARPATPLRRWIGASSALVLAVTLAACSSTDETTSESTASESSSSSSSSTASSSDVVALAEAFAATLSDDQQAELFQEYTFENAANWSNLPDALLSGGPGGGSGGGRVGLQTDSLSDEQWAALEDLLAAVTGSGEDEGFDEILQHLAADDYLGDNGGGSDYGAGNYFIAFLGTPSDSGTWELQFGGHHLAVANTYVDGALAGATPSFRGIEPFQTVEQDGETVQPEQQEQAAFAALLASLNDDQLAAAELSTSYNDILLGPGNDWAFPETSEGLVGSELTDEQQDLLLAAIATYVDDVDDADAATILAEYESELDETYLAFSGTTGVDQQGDYIRIDGPSVWIEFSMQNGIVLSGAHPHAVWRDKQNDYGGTTS; via the coding sequence ATGAACACGTCACCGGCCGCCGCGCGGCCCGCAACGCCCCTGCGGCGCTGGATCGGAGCATCCAGCGCCCTCGTGCTCGCCGTCACGCTCGCCGCGTGCTCGAGCACGGACGAGACCACCTCCGAGTCGACCGCATCCGAGAGCTCCTCCTCGAGTTCGTCGTCCACGGCATCGAGCAGCGACGTGGTCGCACTCGCGGAGGCCTTCGCCGCGACGCTCTCCGACGACCAGCAGGCCGAGCTGTTCCAGGAGTACACCTTCGAGAACGCGGCCAACTGGTCGAACCTCCCCGACGCCCTGCTGAGCGGTGGGCCGGGCGGCGGCTCCGGCGGCGGCCGCGTCGGCCTCCAGACCGACTCCCTGAGCGACGAGCAGTGGGCCGCGCTCGAGGACCTCCTCGCCGCGGTCACCGGCTCGGGCGAGGACGAGGGGTTCGACGAGATCCTGCAGCACCTCGCGGCCGACGACTACCTCGGCGACAACGGCGGCGGCAGCGACTACGGGGCCGGGAACTACTTCATCGCGTTCCTCGGCACCCCGTCCGACTCCGGCACCTGGGAGCTGCAGTTCGGCGGCCACCACCTCGCGGTCGCGAACACGTACGTCGACGGCGCACTGGCCGGCGCGACCCCGTCCTTCCGCGGCATCGAGCCCTTCCAGACGGTGGAGCAGGACGGCGAGACCGTCCAGCCGGAGCAGCAGGAGCAGGCGGCGTTCGCGGCGCTGCTCGCGTCGCTGAACGACGACCAGCTGGCCGCTGCCGAGCTCTCGACGTCGTACAACGACATCCTGCTCGGCCCGGGCAACGACTGGGCGTTCCCGGAGACCTCCGAGGGGCTGGTGGGGTCCGAGCTGACCGACGAGCAGCAGGACCTCCTGCTCGCCGCCATCGCGACCTACGTCGACGACGTCGACGACGCGGATGCCGCCACCATCCTCGCGGAGTACGAGAGCGAGCTCGACGAGACGTACCTCGCGTTCTCCGGCACGACGGGCGTCGACCAGCAGGGCGACTACATCCGCATCGACGGCCCGTCGGTCTGGATCGAGTTCTCGATGCAGAACGGCATCGTGCTCTCGGGTGCGCACCCGCACGCGGTCTGGCGCGACAAGCAGAACGACTACGGCGGCACCACCT
- a CDS encoding aldo/keto reductase has product MQYRSIGPFTVSSIGLGAMPVSMNEDQRYPTREEAIATVHAALDAGVTFIDTADVYAPAWNEMGHNERIVRDALRSWDGDASGVLVATKGGITRSAGEVRGRDGSLDYLRGAVHRSMEALGVDVIDLYQYHRPDRWMVYGDIMRNLLTLHEEGLIRAIGISNASVEEIEIAQQVLGDRLVSVQNEFSPKHPGSYGELRHCEQEGIAFLPWSPLGGTGGGGRGVGERFGVFREIGDAHGVSPQQVVLAWELALTPVLVPIPGARRPESITDSARAADLRLTGDEVARCSAAVGIVD; this is encoded by the coding sequence ATGCAGTACCGCAGCATCGGACCGTTCACCGTCTCGTCGATCGGACTCGGCGCCATGCCGGTGTCGATGAACGAGGACCAGCGGTACCCCACGCGGGAGGAGGCGATCGCCACGGTGCACGCCGCGCTCGACGCCGGCGTCACGTTCATCGACACCGCGGACGTCTACGCCCCCGCCTGGAACGAGATGGGGCACAACGAGCGGATCGTGCGCGACGCGCTGCGCTCTTGGGACGGCGACGCGTCGGGCGTGCTCGTCGCCACGAAGGGCGGCATCACCCGCAGCGCGGGGGAGGTCCGCGGCCGCGACGGCTCGCTCGACTACCTCCGCGGGGCAGTGCATCGGTCGATGGAGGCGCTCGGCGTCGACGTCATCGACCTCTACCAGTACCACCGGCCCGATCGGTGGATGGTCTACGGGGACATCATGCGCAACCTCCTGACGTTGCACGAGGAGGGGCTGATCCGTGCCATCGGCATCTCGAACGCGAGCGTCGAGGAGATCGAGATCGCACAGCAGGTGCTCGGCGACCGTCTCGTGAGCGTGCAGAACGAGTTCTCGCCGAAGCACCCGGGCAGCTACGGCGAGCTGCGCCACTGCGAGCAGGAGGGCATCGCCTTCCTGCCGTGGAGCCCGCTCGGCGGCACCGGCGGCGGGGGTCGCGGCGTGGGGGAGCGGTTCGGCGTGTTCCGCGAGATCGGCGACGCCCACGGGGTGAGCCCGCAGCAGGTCGTGCTGGCGTGGGAGCTCGCGCTCACCCCGGTGCTCGTGCCGATCCCCGGGGCCCGCCGCCCCGAGTCGATCACCGACTCGGCACGCGCCGCGGATCTGCGGCTCACCGGCGACGAGGTCGCCCGCTGCTCCGCGGCGGTCGGCATCGTGGATTGA
- a CDS encoding polysaccharide lyase family 8 super-sandwich domain-containing protein, which translates to MYRIITTLGLTTALVLAGGLGAPPSALAADPPQAVGSEDYAHLRDEWRVRLTGGAGVDPADPRVATALETVDAEGESAWETLDTSAGRTALWDDLASVTTASAQMTASYSRLADMALAYATDSSELAGDPALRADIVDGLQWMSDHVYNRSSTRQGNWWDWEIGSPRELLATMVLLDTALNSAQIAEYLEPVQKFSRIGTLTGANLVWAAQIIAQRGALLEDQDDLAEASEGISPVLDYVTERDGFYEDGSFLQHEDLAYTGGYGMAVLLELSDLVGWLDGSPWTVTDPDVANITAWVHDSFAPVMVDGLVMDMVRGREISRWYATDHLRGRTLITALLDVIDFAPPADADEFRGMVRAWIENDDYDDYFETADLASAARATAILDDPSVDAWRPENAYFQFAGMDRAVQIRPNYTFGLAMSSDRIATFESINGENLHGWYTGEGMTYLYNGDQGQYTDDFWPTVDPYRLPGITIDTTPRSNGSSSGLRKSSREAGGTEILGRYGTSAQKIGGRTDGLVGKKSWFAFDDEIVALGAGITSSSGATIETTIENRKLEDASAQVLSFDGTPVPTSTDWSATMTDVTTARLTGASPRSDIGYYFPGGATVQALRESRTGSWSDIDSRAGTPTEAITADYATLWIDHGANPDDAGYEYVLLPGASDEELSEYAAEPGIDILANGPTVQAVRDDELGVTAAQFWTATSAPVAGITSSARSAVMTAESPSRLDVSVSDPSQAAEEPIVVEIDRAAASVVSLDPGVTVTQLAPRIVLEVDPEHGETLHAEFSFTPPSDVPPAPVLRDPSVEDASAVVSWDPAPGATSYVVRYGTAAGEYAHTVELGPENSFEIPDVEIGRTYFYQVAGLNGLGSGPWSAEGTATSYFSAILDQDDASVTVVGDWSVGGASGFVGSTYLHDGNAGKGAKSVTFAPELPPGTYEVSMAWIQHANRSTAVPVTIAHDGAEDSVSVDQTRNGSRWNSLGTFTFTGAAGEGVTVSNAGTSGYVIVDGMRFRQLESVDPLLDLVVDEEDPGVQIVGDWPLGGAAGTVGAHYRHDGDADKGTKSVTFPADLPTGSYRVSIAWVSAPNRATAVPVTVSHAGIDNTLVVSQRSGGGVWNELGTFTFTGAAGESVTISNAGTDGYVVADGVRFEQLSTAAPLSVLAVDDGDADAVTVIGDWIAGANPGFLGGRYLHDRNTGKGEKSVRFAPSLDAGTYRVSLAWVADVNRATNAPVTIRHAGGQSTLLVDQKHDGRAWNVLGVFDFTGSADEGVTLGTEGTDGFVIADGVLFERLE; encoded by the coding sequence GTGTACCGGATCATCACGACCCTCGGGCTCACGACTGCACTCGTACTCGCCGGCGGACTCGGCGCGCCACCCTCGGCGCTGGCGGCCGATCCCCCGCAGGCGGTCGGGAGCGAGGACTACGCCCACCTCCGCGACGAGTGGCGGGTCCGCCTCACCGGCGGCGCCGGGGTCGATCCCGCGGACCCGCGCGTCGCGACCGCGCTGGAAACCGTCGACGCCGAAGGCGAGTCGGCGTGGGAGACGCTCGACACGTCGGCGGGCCGCACGGCGCTGTGGGACGACCTCGCGTCCGTGACGACCGCGTCGGCGCAGATGACGGCCAGCTACTCCCGACTGGCGGACATGGCTCTGGCCTACGCGACCGATTCGTCCGAGCTCGCAGGGGATCCCGCACTCCGGGCCGACATCGTCGACGGGCTCCAGTGGATGTCGGACCACGTCTACAACCGGTCGAGCACCCGCCAGGGCAATTGGTGGGACTGGGAGATCGGCTCGCCCCGCGAACTCCTCGCCACCATGGTGCTCCTCGACACCGCACTCAACTCCGCGCAGATCGCCGAGTACCTGGAGCCGGTGCAGAAGTTCTCTCGGATCGGCACCCTGACGGGCGCCAACCTGGTCTGGGCCGCGCAGATCATCGCCCAGCGCGGCGCGCTGCTCGAGGACCAGGACGACCTCGCAGAGGCGAGCGAGGGCATCAGTCCCGTGCTCGACTACGTCACCGAGCGCGACGGATTCTACGAGGATGGCTCGTTCCTCCAGCACGAGGATCTGGCGTACACGGGCGGGTACGGCATGGCGGTCCTCCTCGAGCTCTCCGATCTGGTCGGATGGCTGGACGGGTCGCCGTGGACGGTCACCGATCCGGACGTCGCGAACATCACCGCCTGGGTGCACGATTCCTTCGCCCCCGTCATGGTCGACGGGCTCGTCATGGACATGGTCCGGGGCCGCGAGATCTCCCGGTGGTACGCGACCGACCACCTGCGCGGACGCACGCTGATCACGGCGCTGCTCGATGTGATCGACTTCGCTCCGCCCGCGGATGCGGACGAGTTCCGCGGCATGGTGCGCGCGTGGATCGAGAACGACGACTACGACGACTACTTCGAAACCGCCGACCTCGCGAGCGCGGCACGCGCCACCGCCATCCTCGATGACCCATCGGTAGATGCGTGGCGACCCGAGAACGCCTACTTCCAGTTCGCCGGAATGGACCGCGCCGTGCAGATCCGGCCGAACTACACCTTCGGCCTCGCGATGTCCTCCGACCGCATCGCGACCTTCGAGTCGATCAACGGCGAGAACCTGCACGGCTGGTACACCGGCGAGGGCATGACCTACCTCTACAACGGCGATCAGGGGCAGTACACGGACGACTTCTGGCCGACGGTCGACCCCTACCGACTGCCCGGCATCACGATCGACACCACGCCACGCTCCAACGGAAGCAGCTCCGGCCTGAGGAAGAGCTCACGCGAAGCCGGCGGAACTGAGATCCTCGGACGATACGGGACGTCAGCGCAGAAGATCGGCGGACGGACGGACGGCCTGGTCGGCAAGAAGTCCTGGTTCGCGTTCGACGACGAGATCGTGGCGCTGGGCGCCGGCATCACCAGCAGTTCCGGCGCGACGATCGAGACGACCATCGAGAACCGCAAGCTCGAGGACGCATCAGCGCAGGTGCTCAGCTTCGACGGCACGCCGGTGCCGACGTCGACGGACTGGTCTGCCACGATGACCGACGTGACGACCGCCCGCCTCACGGGCGCGTCGCCCCGGTCCGACATCGGGTACTACTTCCCCGGTGGGGCCACCGTGCAGGCGCTTCGCGAGTCCCGCACCGGCTCCTGGAGCGACATCGACTCGCGGGCGGGCACGCCCACCGAGGCGATCACGGCGGACTACGCGACGCTCTGGATCGACCACGGCGCCAACCCGGACGACGCCGGCTACGAGTACGTGCTGCTGCCCGGAGCGAGCGACGAGGAGTTGTCCGAGTACGCCGCCGAGCCCGGGATCGACATCCTCGCCAACGGCCCCACCGTCCAGGCGGTCCGCGACGACGAACTCGGCGTGACCGCCGCGCAGTTCTGGACCGCGACCTCGGCGCCGGTGGCGGGCATCACCAGCTCGGCGCGGAGCGCGGTGATGACCGCGGAGTCCCCATCGCGCCTCGACGTCTCGGTCAGCGATCCGTCGCAGGCCGCCGAAGAGCCGATCGTGGTCGAGATCGATCGTGCCGCGGCATCGGTCGTCTCGCTCGACCCCGGGGTCACCGTGACGCAGCTCGCGCCGCGCATCGTGCTCGAGGTCGACCCCGAGCACGGGGAGACCCTGCACGCCGAGTTCAGCTTCACGCCCCCGAGCGACGTGCCGCCCGCCCCCGTCCTCCGCGATCCCTCGGTCGAGGACGCGTCGGCCGTGGTGTCCTGGGATCCTGCACCGGGAGCCACGAGCTACGTGGTGCGATACGGCACCGCTGCCGGCGAGTACGCGCACACCGTCGAGCTGGGACCCGAGAACTCGTTCGAGATCCCCGACGTCGAGATCGGGCGCACGTACTTCTACCAGGTCGCCGGGCTCAACGGGCTCGGGTCCGGCCCGTGGTCGGCCGAGGGCACAGCGACGTCCTACTTCTCCGCGATCCTCGACCAGGACGACGCATCGGTGACCGTGGTGGGCGACTGGTCGGTGGGCGGCGCCTCAGGCTTCGTCGGGAGCACGTACCTCCACGACGGCAACGCGGGCAAGGGCGCCAAGTCGGTGACGTTCGCTCCGGAACTGCCGCCGGGCACGTACGAGGTCTCGATGGCGTGGATCCAGCACGCGAACCGCTCGACCGCGGTGCCCGTGACCATCGCGCACGACGGCGCCGAGGACTCGGTCTCCGTCGACCAGACCCGGAACGGGTCGCGCTGGAACAGCCTCGGCACGTTCACGTTCACGGGCGCCGCCGGCGAGGGCGTGACGGTGTCGAACGCAGGGACGTCCGGCTACGTCATCGTCGACGGCATGCGCTTCCGGCAGCTCGAGTCGGTCGACCCGCTCCTCGACCTGGTCGTCGACGAGGAGGATCCCGGGGTGCAGATCGTGGGCGACTGGCCGCTCGGTGGCGCAGCGGGAACGGTCGGCGCGCACTACCGCCACGACGGGGACGCGGACAAGGGAACCAAGTCGGTGACCTTCCCCGCAGACCTCCCGACGGGAAGCTACCGCGTCTCGATCGCGTGGGTGTCCGCCCCCAATCGCGCCACCGCCGTGCCCGTGACCGTCTCGCACGCCGGCATCGACAACACGCTCGTGGTCAGCCAGCGGTCGGGGGGCGGCGTGTGGAACGAGCTCGGCACGTTCACGTTCACGGGGGCGGCGGGCGAGTCGGTGACGATCTCGAACGCGGGCACCGACGGCTACGTCGTCGCGGACGGGGTCAGGTTCGAGCAGTTGAGTACCGCGGCGCCGCTGTCGGTCCTCGCGGTCGACGACGGCGATGCGGACGCCGTGACCGTGATCGGAGACTGGATCGCGGGAGCGAATCCGGGCTTCCTGGGCGGCAGGTACCTGCACGACCGGAACACCGGGAAGGGCGAGAAGTCCGTCCGGTTCGCCCCGTCACTCGACGCGGGCACGTATCGTGTCTCGCTCGCATGGGTCGCGGACGTGAACCGGGCGACGAACGCCCCGGTCACCATCCGTCACGCGGGTGGGCAGTCGACCCTCCTGGTCGACCAAAAGCACGACGGTCGCGCGTGGAACGTGCTCGGAGTGTTCGACTTCACGGGGAGCGCTGACGAGGGCGTGACGCTGGGAACCGAAGGAACCGACGGGTTCGTGATCGCGGACGGCGTGCTGTTCGAGCGGCTCGAGTGA
- a CDS encoding MurR/RpiR family transcriptional regulator translates to MTHDEAVVALQTERGALAALRDLLPSLTQARRRVAEVVLADPWAAGDATITALATSAGTDAATVTRLAVSMGYPGFPALRAAVARDAGRGEQAAWSDDIGSEIGEDDPPARVLEVLARDRYQALRNTRALLDVDAVQRLATAVVDATHVRIYGEWGDGVVARELHQRLIRSGVSSWHLEGAKSAEAAVLATGAGDVALVVSRTGDDPAAVHFLAASGTRGAVTACLTGAPASELARAADIGVFTGTEAGPYWTDYAGGRESDSLTASLLWVLVMQHRTFPGTG, encoded by the coding sequence ATGACGCACGACGAGGCCGTGGTCGCGCTCCAGACCGAGCGCGGGGCCCTTGCCGCCCTCCGCGACCTGCTTCCGTCCCTGACGCAGGCGCGGCGCCGCGTCGCGGAGGTGGTGCTCGCCGACCCGTGGGCGGCGGGCGACGCGACCATCACCGCGCTCGCGACCAGCGCGGGGACCGATGCCGCCACCGTGACTCGCCTCGCCGTGAGCATGGGCTACCCGGGCTTCCCCGCGTTGCGCGCCGCCGTCGCTCGCGACGCCGGACGTGGCGAGCAGGCCGCCTGGTCGGACGACATCGGAAGCGAGATCGGAGAAGACGACCCGCCCGCACGCGTCCTCGAGGTGCTCGCGCGGGACCGCTACCAGGCGCTCCGCAACACCCGGGCGCTGCTCGACGTGGACGCGGTCCAACGACTGGCGACCGCCGTGGTCGACGCGACCCACGTGCGGATCTACGGCGAGTGGGGAGACGGCGTCGTCGCCCGGGAACTCCACCAGCGACTCATCCGATCCGGCGTGTCGTCCTGGCACCTCGAGGGGGCGAAGTCCGCCGAGGCCGCCGTGCTCGCGACCGGTGCGGGGGACGTCGCGCTCGTCGTCTCCCGCACCGGCGACGATCCGGCGGCCGTGCACTTCCTCGCGGCGTCCGGGACCAGGGGGGCGGTGACCGCCTGCCTGACCGGGGCGCCCGCGAGCGAGCTCGCCCGCGCAGCCGACATCGGGGTGTTCACCGGCACGGAGGCCGGGCCGTACTGGACCGACTACGCGGGCGGCCGGGAGTCGGACTCCCTCACCGCTAGCCTCCTCTGGGTGCTGGTGATGCAGCACCGGACGTTTCCGGGCACCGGCTGA
- a CDS encoding cation diffusion facilitator family transporter: MTRTHEHSHPHDHDHDHDHDHDHDHHHHGGIRGALREIFVPHTHDAADSVDDALEASDRGIRAVKISLLLLLATTVLQLVVVVISGSVALLADTVHNFADALTAVPLWIAFVLGRRMATRRQPYGYGRAEDLAGLFIVLVVALSAVVAAWQSIDRLVDPRPIDHLGWVIAAGVIGFAGNEAVAVYRIRVGRRIGSAALVADGVHARTDGFTSLAVVLGGIGVLLGFPLADPIVGLAISAAILVLLWGTVRSVGARLMDRIDPDLVDRAEHALHHVDGITGVRQVRLRWVGHRLQGDAVVETTDRPLADAELLVAEAEGELRAHLPHLDAVQVRVVPVAGTLA, from the coding sequence ATGACCCGCACCCACGAGCACTCGCACCCGCACGACCACGACCACGACCACGACCACGACCACGACCACGACCATCACCATCACGGCGGCATCCGCGGCGCCCTGCGCGAGATCTTCGTGCCGCACACCCACGACGCCGCCGACTCGGTCGACGACGCGCTCGAGGCGTCCGACCGGGGCATCCGCGCCGTGAAGATCAGCCTCCTGCTGCTGCTGGCGACGACCGTGCTGCAGCTCGTCGTGGTCGTGATCAGCGGCTCCGTCGCCCTGCTGGCCGACACCGTGCACAATTTCGCCGACGCCCTCACCGCGGTGCCGCTCTGGATCGCGTTCGTGCTCGGCCGGCGCATGGCGACCCGCCGGCAGCCGTACGGCTACGGCCGCGCCGAAGACCTCGCGGGCCTCTTCATCGTGCTGGTCGTGGCCCTCTCCGCGGTCGTCGCCGCGTGGCAGTCGATCGACCGACTGGTCGACCCCCGTCCGATCGACCACCTCGGCTGGGTCATCGCCGCCGGCGTGATCGGCTTCGCGGGCAACGAGGCGGTCGCCGTCTACCGCATCCGCGTGGGCCGCCGCATCGGCTCCGCCGCGCTCGTCGCCGACGGCGTGCACGCACGCACCGACGGCTTCACGTCGCTCGCGGTGGTGCTCGGCGGCATCGGCGTACTGCTCGGCTTCCCGCTCGCCGACCCGATCGTGGGGCTGGCGATCTCGGCGGCGATCCTCGTGCTCCTCTGGGGCACCGTCCGCAGCGTCGGCGCGCGCCTCATGGACCGCATCGACCCCGACCTGGTCGACCGCGCCGAGCACGCGCTGCACCACGTCGACGGCATCACGGGCGTGCGGCAGGTGCGCCTCCGCTGGGTCGGCCACCGGCTGCAGGGCGACGCGGTCGTCGAGACGACCGACCGCCCACTGGCCGACGCGGAACTCCTCGTCGCCGAGGCCGAGGGCGAGCTCCGCGCCCATCTTCCCCACCTCGACGCCGTGCAGGTCCGGGTGGTCCCCGTCGCCGGGACGCTCGCCTGA
- a CDS encoding ArsR/SmtB family transcription factor, translated as MNADMQVTDAPSQRTLDGEYVELAVEVFAMLADATRVRLILALREHGELPVNALAELADKSPAAVSQHLAKLRLARMVTTRHEGTRVYYRLVDEHAALLVTDAIHQAEHALGGTPRHHRAGA; from the coding sequence ATGAATGCAGATATGCAGGTGACGGATGCCCCGAGCCAGCGCACGCTCGACGGCGAGTACGTCGAACTGGCCGTCGAGGTGTTCGCGATGCTGGCGGATGCCACGCGCGTGCGCCTCATCCTCGCGCTGCGCGAGCACGGCGAACTGCCCGTCAACGCGCTCGCGGAGCTCGCCGACAAATCGCCCGCCGCCGTCTCGCAGCACCTCGCGAAGCTGCGCCTGGCCCGCATGGTCACGACGCGGCACGAGGGCACGCGGGTCTACTACCGGCTGGTCGACGAACATGCCGCGCTGCTGGTCACCGACGCCATCCACCAGGCGGAGCACGCCCTCGGCGGCACGCCGCGGCACCACCGCGCGGGGGCCTGA
- a CDS encoding ABC transporter permease, translating to MRAVFLKEFQELRRDRRTLGMLVVMPLLLLVIFGYAANFTVDEFDTVIVGSDAEQIETLIDDNAELADHLNVVDVDASGDATDAEDALRDGVADVAIDVDMAAGTAEVYLDGSNLFAAQSALVLFSQLQQQLAQNPQAPALSTEVLFNPDLKTSWVMIPAIIGLILTFIGTIITSIGLVREREAGTLEQLAVMPLKASSVILGKIMPYFLLASFDMVLIAVLGIWLFGVPFVGSVWIFILGAALFLFAVLGIGVLISSVSQTSGQAIQLAMMTLLPQILLSGMIFPLDAMAAGVRWIGYLLPLTYFTMISQGVMLRGAPIDALWVPLTVLAVMAVVIFGLAVVRLRRSISPAKPPKAKASK from the coding sequence ATGCGCGCCGTCTTCCTCAAGGAGTTCCAGGAACTGCGGCGTGATCGCCGCACGCTCGGGATGCTCGTCGTCATGCCGCTGCTGCTGCTCGTCATCTTCGGCTACGCGGCAAACTTCACCGTGGACGAGTTCGACACGGTCATCGTCGGCAGCGACGCCGAGCAGATCGAGACGCTCATCGACGACAACGCCGAACTCGCCGACCACCTGAACGTCGTCGACGTCGACGCCTCGGGTGACGCCACGGACGCCGAGGACGCGCTGCGCGACGGCGTGGCCGACGTGGCGATCGACGTCGACATGGCGGCGGGCACCGCCGAGGTGTACCTCGACGGATCGAACCTGTTCGCGGCGCAGTCGGCGCTCGTGCTGTTCTCGCAGCTGCAGCAGCAGCTCGCGCAGAACCCGCAGGCGCCCGCGCTCAGCACCGAGGTGCTCTTCAACCCCGACCTGAAGACCTCGTGGGTCATGATCCCGGCGATCATCGGCCTCATCCTGACCTTCATCGGCACGATCATCACGAGCATCGGGCTCGTGCGCGAACGCGAGGCCGGCACGCTCGAGCAGCTCGCGGTCATGCCGCTGAAGGCGTCGTCGGTGATCCTCGGCAAGATCATGCCGTACTTCCTGCTCGCGTCCTTCGACATGGTGCTCATCGCCGTGCTCGGCATCTGGCTCTTCGGCGTGCCGTTCGTCGGCAGCGTCTGGATCTTCATCCTCGGCGCGGCCCTGTTCCTGTTCGCCGTGCTCGGCATCGGCGTGCTCATCTCGTCGGTGTCGCAGACCTCGGGCCAGGCGATCCAGCTCGCCATGATGACGCTGCTGCCGCAGATCCTGCTGTCGGGCATGATCTTCCCGCTCGACGCGATGGCCGCGGGCGTGCGCTGGATCGGCTACCTGCTGCCGCTGACCTACTTCACGATGATCTCGCAGGGCGTCATGCTGCGTGGGGCGCCGATCGACGCGCTCTGGGTGCCGCTCACCGTGCTCGCGGTCATGGCGGTCGTGATCTTCGGGCTCGCCGTGGTGCGGCTGCGGCGGAGCATCTCGCCGGCGAAGCCGCCGAAGGCGAAGGCGTCGAAGTGA